One genomic segment of Luteimonas galliterrae includes these proteins:
- a CDS encoding peptidase domain-containing ABC transporter produces the protein MDAERLEREPVQLRFGWWSQTAVIRQGQQSECGLACLTMLLNFHGNSISLAELRQRLSFSGRGLTLSQLSSAADQMGLQTRALRIEPEDLRNLRLPAVVHVEGNHFVVITRVGRRTVTVLDPASGKREIAWKRFGEMFTGIALEAFPSPRFSPVGGKRPPTSLTLFGRVVGIRSSLFWIFALALALEVTVVLVPLFVQTTVDVVVANHDERLLAMIAIAYLALVVAQTLISAFRTWAIMIAGASLSIGWNSNVFRHLLHLPEQYFHNRHLGDIASRFAGIDSIQRTLSVGAVEAALDGMMAMVTIAILFVYNTQLALVVLIGLILYLCIRLLALRMLMESNIDVITASARQETTFIESARSATLIKLNGLLSVQAGRYIDRINDTQKKSVKLQSLMMVFTGAGTILFGAIKIATLYFGAKATIAGVFSAGMLVAFLAYVDQFTGRSSKLVDFFVNLKLLRIQIDRVFDITQSAPEKHLLSQFNGDPGSSELECKGLAFRYGGNDDWVIRGANLKVEEGEFVGIMGPSGSGKSTLVKILCGLLDAETGTVNIGGMDVRTLGKRRLREIVATVMQEDTLLNGTIEQNICGFSSEYSRDAIVRSATIAGVHDAIMAMPMRYETMIGDLGALISGGQKQRICLARALFRQPRILLLDEATSSLDVETEANVADGISELSVTRIVVSHRPETLARADRIYVFDRGLLHLVHDKKDGRSTSVVDTSLL, from the coding sequence ATGGACGCTGAACGCCTTGAACGGGAGCCTGTACAGCTTCGATTCGGCTGGTGGTCACAGACAGCTGTGATCCGGCAAGGGCAACAATCCGAGTGCGGGCTGGCGTGCCTCACCATGCTGCTCAATTTTCATGGAAATTCCATCTCTCTCGCCGAACTGCGTCAGAGGCTTTCGTTCTCGGGGAGAGGATTGACGCTCTCCCAGCTTTCAAGCGCGGCAGACCAGATGGGCTTGCAGACGCGTGCCCTACGGATAGAGCCAGAAGACCTGCGCAATCTCCGGTTGCCAGCAGTGGTGCATGTGGAAGGTAATCATTTCGTAGTTATCACTCGGGTCGGACGACGCACAGTGACCGTGTTGGACCCGGCATCGGGCAAGCGTGAAATCGCCTGGAAGCGATTTGGGGAGATGTTTACTGGCATCGCCCTGGAAGCGTTCCCTTCGCCCCGCTTTTCGCCGGTGGGTGGGAAGCGGCCACCCACTTCGCTCACTCTGTTCGGTAGGGTGGTCGGCATCCGCAGCAGCCTGTTCTGGATATTTGCTTTGGCGTTGGCGCTGGAAGTCACAGTCGTATTGGTGCCATTGTTCGTGCAGACGACGGTGGACGTGGTTGTCGCCAACCACGATGAGCGGCTGCTGGCGATGATCGCGATCGCCTATCTTGCCTTAGTCGTCGCTCAGACTTTGATATCGGCCTTCAGGACATGGGCAATCATGATCGCTGGCGCCTCGCTGAGCATCGGATGGAACTCCAACGTGTTCCGTCACTTGTTGCATCTTCCGGAACAATATTTCCACAACCGCCATCTGGGCGACATCGCTTCCCGATTCGCTGGCATTGATTCGATCCAACGTACGCTGTCGGTAGGCGCCGTGGAGGCGGCGCTAGATGGGATGATGGCGATGGTCACCATTGCCATCCTGTTTGTATACAACACGCAACTCGCTCTCGTCGTTCTGATCGGCCTGATATTGTACCTATGCATCCGCTTGCTCGCGCTGAGGATGCTGATGGAATCCAACATCGACGTAATCACTGCGTCGGCTAGGCAGGAGACTACCTTCATCGAATCAGCCCGCTCGGCGACTCTGATCAAGCTCAATGGATTGCTGTCCGTGCAGGCGGGCCGCTACATCGATCGCATCAACGATACGCAAAAGAAAAGCGTGAAGCTGCAGTCCCTGATGATGGTATTCACGGGGGCAGGCACCATCTTGTTCGGCGCGATCAAGATAGCTACGCTCTACTTCGGCGCGAAAGCAACCATCGCCGGCGTATTCAGCGCAGGCATGCTGGTGGCCTTTCTGGCCTACGTCGACCAGTTCACCGGCAGGTCGTCGAAGCTAGTGGACTTCTTCGTGAATCTGAAGCTGCTGCGGATCCAAATCGACCGCGTCTTCGACATCACTCAATCAGCACCAGAGAAGCACTTGCTGAGCCAGTTCAACGGCGATCCGGGTTCCAGCGAACTGGAATGCAAAGGACTGGCTTTCCGTTACGGTGGCAACGACGATTGGGTAATTCGCGGTGCGAATCTTAAAGTCGAAGAAGGTGAGTTCGTCGGAATCATGGGCCCATCGGGCAGCGGCAAGTCCACATTAGTGAAGATACTATGTGGCTTGCTGGATGCCGAAACAGGCACGGTCAACATCGGCGGCATGGACGTTCGCACGCTGGGAAAGCGTCGCCTTCGCGAGATTGTGGCTACTGTTATGCAAGAAGACACGCTCTTGAACGGCACCATCGAACAGAACATCTGCGGCTTTTCTAGCGAATATTCACGCGATGCAATTGTCCGATCAGCGACCATCGCCGGTGTTCATGATGCCATCATGGCTATGCCCATGCGCTATGAGACGATGATCGGTGATCTAGGTGCGCTCATCTCCGGCGGACAGAAGCAGCGGATCTGCCTAGCGCGAGCCTTGTTCAGGCAGCCCAGAATCCTGCTGTTGGACGAAGCCACCAGTAGCCTGGACGTCGAGACCGAGGCGAATGTGGCCGACGGTATATCCGAATTGAGCGTGACGCGGATCGTAGTGTCACATCGTCCAGAGACGCTGGCGCGCGCTGATCGTATCTACGTTTTTGACAGGGGCTTGTTGCACTTAGTGCATGATAAGAAAGATGGGCGTTCTACCAGTGTGGTGGATACCTCTTTGCTATAA
- a CDS encoding FAD binding domain-containing protein — protein sequence MRAFSYERAASPAAAAAAAARTPGARFIAGGTNLLDLMKLEIETPAHLIDVNGLPLDRIEETDTGGLRIGALVRNTDLAADRRVRRDYAVLSRALLAGASGQLRNKATTAGNLLQRTRCPYFYDTAQPCNKRLPGSGCAAIGGFSRQHAIVGASQACIATHPSDMAVAMRALDAAVETVKPDGSVRSIPIADFHRLPGDTPQVETALTAGELITAVTLPKPLGGKHFYRKVRDRASYAFALVSVAAVVQRDGSGRIALGGVAHKPWRDEAAESELPRGAKAATARLLADAKTTEHNAFKVPLVERTIAAVLVEAGAKA from the coding sequence ATGAGGGCCTTCAGCTACGAGCGCGCCGCATCGCCGGCCGCGGCCGCCGCGGCCGCCGCGCGCACGCCGGGCGCCCGCTTCATCGCCGGCGGCACCAACCTGCTCGACCTGATGAAGCTCGAGATCGAAACGCCGGCCCATCTGATCGACGTCAACGGCCTGCCGCTCGACCGGATCGAGGAAACCGACACGGGCGGATTGCGGATCGGCGCGCTGGTGCGCAACACCGACCTGGCCGCCGATCGGCGCGTGCGCCGCGACTACGCGGTGCTGTCGCGCGCGTTGCTGGCCGGCGCATCGGGCCAGCTGCGCAACAAGGCCACCACCGCCGGCAACCTGCTGCAGCGCACGCGCTGCCCGTATTTCTACGACACCGCCCAACCTTGCAACAAGCGCCTGCCGGGCAGCGGCTGCGCGGCGATCGGCGGCTTCAGCCGGCAGCACGCGATCGTCGGCGCCAGCCAGGCCTGCATCGCCACGCATCCCAGCGACATGGCGGTGGCGATGCGCGCGCTCGACGCCGCCGTGGAGACGGTGAAGCCCGACGGCAGCGTGCGCAGCATCCCGATCGCCGATTTCCACCGCTTGCCCGGCGATACGCCGCAAGTGGAAACCGCATTGACGGCCGGCGAGTTGATCACTGCGGTGACCTTGCCAAAGCCGCTCGGCGGCAAGCACTTCTATCGCAAAGTGCGCGATCGCGCGTCCTATGCTTTCGCCCTGGTCTCGGTCGCGGCGGTCGTGCAGCGCGACGGCAGCGGGCGCATCGCGCTGGGCGGCGTGGCGCACAAGCCGTGGCGCGACGAAGCCGCCGAGTCCGAGCTGCCGCGCGGTGCGAAGGCCGCCACCGCACGCCTGTTGGCGGACGCGAAGACGACCGAACACAACGCCTTCAAGGTACCGCTGGTCGAACGCACCATCGCCGCGGTGCTGGTGGAAGCAGGAGCCAAGGCATGA
- a CDS encoding TonB-dependent receptor, translating into MSRFNRRYALSAAIAAALLPLCAQAQTQTPPDAAPTQEPTPQQAQAQAPAQTPQPAAEKATTLDTVVVTGSASGGVKKLEASYNIVTANAEEIKQANPKSTADLLKISPGLWPESTGGQTGANIEIAGFPGGGDAPYFSTLLMGSPVYGMPTLSFFETTTLIRLDDTIESVEILQGGPSVVFADGQMGATANFLLKTGSEIPTGSVGVTWGDEGLWRLDAFSGFKIAEDWYGSIGGFWRSSDGVRDPEFKADEGGQLTATLSHDFDRGNLTLYARYLNDKNQFITPIPVIQRGEDDFSAYPGFDPLTSTYNSKAIQHVRLPGYPGGGIDADLADGRGAKFVFIGGNFDYEFDNGWSISDKFLYDEGDADTNALFSGNNPASLNDMLYTPDLAGGLELPAGSATANFVGGGAVPLDQSVIHQGWWHIHKRLKSINNDFRLSKELFEGNTLTIGVYVNHYTMNDKWALGNQMMMTNTPNARPITVSYVGTDGNVHQATDSQGLLDYGTFNIAQHGSATNTAFYLSDSWRIGKWLLDLSGRIENMDATNNVCNFQNNVDADGDGVTDFVDLDGNPLTEYDNHVPVCDGTFAKTGYKKTHPSWTAGANYSFTDRMSAYGRVNTGGHFLDFDNGIRGSTTANTPPMHRVRNYEIGFKYQSDLLYADISAYRRKFTGLPFQPTDGAGTPVGTPLIYGSDSWGVNFIGALTPVENLRFELVANYLDGEYTDFDACFPYVDINGNNACQPIEGQQLQRQPKLRYMFTPSYKFVFGWGDIRPYVTYTSVGNHTQDQSGLQQLGSYHTLDFGVTANVGVHWQFNLRGTNVTNELGLTESNSRIFGTASSAGGVLLARPLEGREINLQAKYLW; encoded by the coding sequence ATGAGTCGTTTCAACCGTCGTTATGCGCTGTCGGCCGCCATCGCGGCGGCGTTGCTGCCTTTGTGCGCGCAAGCGCAGACGCAAACGCCGCCGGATGCCGCGCCGACGCAGGAGCCGACGCCGCAGCAGGCGCAAGCGCAAGCGCCGGCACAAACTCCGCAGCCTGCCGCGGAGAAGGCCACCACGCTCGACACCGTGGTCGTGACCGGCAGCGCGTCGGGAGGCGTGAAGAAGCTTGAAGCCAGTTACAACATCGTCACCGCCAACGCGGAGGAGATCAAACAGGCCAATCCCAAGAGCACCGCGGATCTGCTCAAGATATCGCCGGGACTCTGGCCGGAATCCACCGGCGGCCAGACCGGCGCCAACATCGAGATCGCCGGCTTTCCCGGCGGCGGCGATGCCCCCTATTTCTCCACGCTGCTGATGGGCTCGCCGGTGTACGGCATGCCGACGCTGTCGTTCTTCGAAACCACCACCCTGATCCGGCTCGACGACACCATCGAATCCGTCGAGATCCTGCAAGGCGGTCCCTCGGTCGTGTTCGCGGACGGGCAGATGGGCGCCACCGCCAATTTCCTGCTCAAGACCGGCAGCGAGATTCCCACCGGCAGCGTCGGCGTGACCTGGGGCGACGAAGGTCTGTGGCGGCTGGACGCGTTCTCCGGCTTCAAGATCGCCGAAGACTGGTACGGCAGCATCGGCGGCTTCTGGCGCAGCTCGGACGGCGTGCGCGATCCGGAATTCAAGGCCGACGAGGGCGGCCAGCTGACCGCCACCCTGTCGCACGACTTCGACCGGGGCAACCTGACCCTGTATGCGCGCTACCTCAACGACAAAAACCAGTTCATCACGCCGATCCCGGTGATCCAGCGCGGCGAAGACGACTTCAGCGCTTATCCGGGGTTCGATCCGCTCACCTCCACGTACAACAGCAAGGCGATCCAGCACGTGCGCCTGCCCGGCTACCCCGGCGGCGGCATCGACGCGGATCTGGCCGACGGCCGCGGCGCGAAGTTCGTCTTCATCGGCGGCAACTTCGACTACGAATTCGACAACGGCTGGTCGATCAGCGACAAGTTCCTGTACGACGAGGGCGATGCCGACACCAACGCCTTGTTCTCCGGCAACAATCCGGCCTCGCTCAACGACATGCTCTACACGCCGGACCTGGCGGGCGGCCTGGAACTGCCGGCCGGCTCGGCCACGGCCAATTTCGTCGGCGGCGGCGCGGTGCCGCTCGACCAGAGCGTGATCCATCAGGGCTGGTGGCACATCCACAAGCGCCTGAAGAGCATCAACAACGACTTCCGCCTCAGCAAGGAACTGTTCGAGGGCAATACCCTCACCATCGGCGTCTACGTCAACCACTACACCATGAACGACAAGTGGGCGCTGGGCAATCAGATGATGATGACCAATACGCCGAACGCGCGGCCGATCACGGTCAGCTACGTGGGCACCGACGGCAATGTCCATCAGGCCACCGACAGCCAGGGCCTGCTCGACTACGGCACCTTCAACATCGCCCAGCACGGCAGCGCCACCAACACGGCGTTCTACCTGTCCGATTCATGGCGCATCGGCAAGTGGCTTCTGGATCTGTCCGGACGCATCGAGAACATGGATGCGACCAATAACGTGTGCAACTTCCAAAACAATGTGGACGCCGACGGCGACGGCGTCACCGATTTCGTCGACTTGGACGGGAACCCGCTGACCGAGTACGACAATCATGTGCCCGTCTGCGACGGCACTTTCGCCAAGACCGGATACAAAAAGACCCACCCGTCCTGGACCGCGGGCGCCAACTATTCGTTCACCGACCGCATGTCGGCGTACGGACGCGTCAACACCGGCGGCCACTTCCTCGATTTCGACAACGGCATCCGCGGCAGCACCACCGCGAACACGCCGCCGATGCACAGGGTCCGCAACTACGAAATAGGCTTCAAGTACCAGTCCGACTTGCTGTACGCGGACATCAGCGCCTATCGCCGCAAGTTCACCGGCCTGCCCTTCCAGCCGACCGATGGCGCCGGCACGCCGGTGGGCACGCCTCTGATCTACGGTTCCGACTCCTGGGGCGTCAATTTCATCGGCGCGTTGACGCCGGTCGAGAACCTGCGCTTCGAGCTGGTGGCCAATTACCTGGACGGCGAATACACCGACTTCGACGCCTGCTTCCCGTACGTCGACATCAACGGCAACAATGCCTGCCAGCCGATCGAAGGGCAGCAATTGCAGCGCCAGCCCAAGCTGCGCTACATGTTCACGCCTAGCTACAAGTTCGTCTTCGGCTGGGGCGACATCAGGCCCTACGTCACCTACACCTCCGTCGGCAACCACACCCAGGACCAGTCCGGCTTGCAGCAGCTGGGCTCGTACCACACCCTGGATTTCGGCGTGACCGCCAACGTCGGCGTGCATTGGCAGTTCAACCTCCGCGGCACCAACGTAACCAACGAGCTGGGTTTGACCGAGAGCAATTCGCGCATCTTCGGCACCGCCTCCAGTGCGGGCGGCGTGCTGCTGGCGCGTCCGCTCGAGGGCCGCGAGATCAACTTGCAGGCGAAGTACCTCTGGTGA
- the paoA gene encoding aldehyde dehydrogenase iron-sulfur subunit PaoA, with amino-acid sequence MQGSDDGIKLTRREVLVAGATAVAAGGVPGAFALAADATAPAAARAPVMSKVSFTVNGKAHALEVDTRTTLLDALREHLRLTGTKKGCDHGQCGACTVIAGGRRINACLSLAVMHEGDTITTIEGLGTPDKLHPMQRAFVKHDGYQCGYCTPGQICSAVAVLDEIKAGVPSHVSADLAARPRATADELRERMSGNICRCGAYSNIVDAISEVAGRRA; translated from the coding sequence ATGCAAGGTTCAGACGATGGAATAAAACTGACCCGGCGCGAAGTGTTGGTCGCGGGCGCGACGGCGGTTGCCGCCGGTGGCGTTCCCGGCGCTTTCGCGCTGGCGGCCGACGCGACGGCGCCGGCGGCGGCCAGGGCGCCGGTGATGTCCAAGGTATCGTTCACCGTCAACGGAAAAGCGCACGCGCTCGAAGTCGATACCCGGACGACCCTGCTCGATGCGTTGCGCGAACACTTGCGCCTGACCGGCACCAAAAAAGGCTGCGACCACGGCCAGTGCGGCGCCTGCACGGTGATCGCCGGCGGTCGCCGCATCAACGCCTGCCTGAGCCTGGCGGTGATGCACGAAGGCGACACGATCACCACCATCGAAGGGCTCGGCACGCCCGACAAGTTGCATCCGATGCAGCGTGCCTTCGTCAAGCACGACGGCTACCAGTGCGGTTACTGCACGCCGGGGCAGATCTGCTCGGCGGTGGCGGTGCTGGATGAGATCAAGGCCGGCGTGCCGAGCCACGTCAGCGCCGATCTGGCCGCCCGGCCGCGGGCCACCGCGGACGAATTGCGCGAGCGCATGAGCGGCAACATCTGCCGCTGCGGCGCCTATTCCAATATCGTCGATGCGATCAGCGAAGTCGCCGGGAGGCGCGCATGA
- the treF gene encoding alpha,alpha-trehalase TreF, which yields MRMPHTNKAVWILLCWLSLLCAPAFAQTCVPGYPQLYGRLFEDAQKALPDGKWLMDSRPTQPPAGIVAEYENLRAQPGFDLKKFLAEQFVQPPENDHDYRTNPDHDVRQHIDALWTVLERKPGTSDGRTSLLPLPYRYIVPGGRFNEIYYWDSYFTMLGLEESGRHDLAVDMVRNFAWLIDHYGHIPNGNRTYYLGRSQPPFFAAMVNLLAERDGKKTLTAYLPQLEKEYAFWMEGSEGLARGQAHRRVVRLADGALLNRYWDDCDTPREESYGNDVATAAASGRPLAEVYRNLRAGAESGWDFSSRWLADGKTLATIRVVDIAPPDLNSLLYNLETTLAEAYAASRQTDKAAQMRKRADERKAAILRHLWNPELGVFSDYLWKEDKRTDHVTAATLYPLFFGIAEQRQADQVAERVRASLLQPHGLSTTTIDTGQQWDAPNGWAPLQWIAIQGLNAYGQKDLATTIAERWMRLNIALYKKTGKLVEKYDVTGAAVGGGGEYPLQDGFGWTNGVLRKLIVLYPAAAKPDPAQARADAPASEPLAAQASSP from the coding sequence ATGCGCATGCCGCATACGAACAAGGCCGTCTGGATATTGCTGTGCTGGCTGTCGCTGTTATGCGCGCCGGCGTTCGCCCAGACCTGCGTTCCGGGCTATCCGCAGCTCTACGGCCGCTTGTTCGAAGACGCGCAGAAAGCGCTGCCGGACGGCAAATGGCTGATGGATTCGCGGCCCACCCAGCCGCCGGCCGGCATCGTCGCCGAATACGAGAACCTGCGCGCGCAGCCCGGTTTCGATCTGAAGAAATTCCTCGCCGAACAGTTCGTACAGCCGCCGGAGAACGATCACGATTACCGCACCAACCCCGACCACGACGTGCGCCAGCACATCGACGCGCTGTGGACCGTGCTCGAGCGCAAGCCGGGCACCAGCGACGGCCGCACCTCGCTGCTGCCGCTGCCGTACCGCTACATCGTGCCCGGCGGGCGCTTCAACGAGATCTACTACTGGGATTCCTATTTCACGATGCTGGGCCTGGAGGAAAGCGGCCGCCACGACCTGGCCGTGGATATGGTCAGGAACTTCGCCTGGCTGATCGACCACTACGGCCACATCCCGAACGGCAACCGCACCTACTACCTGGGCCGCTCGCAGCCGCCGTTCTTCGCGGCCATGGTGAACTTGCTGGCCGAGCGCGACGGCAAGAAGACGCTGACGGCGTATTTGCCGCAACTGGAGAAGGAATACGCTTTCTGGATGGAGGGCAGCGAAGGCTTGGCGCGCGGACAGGCGCATCGCCGGGTCGTCCGCCTGGCCGATGGCGCGCTGCTCAACCGCTATTGGGACGATTGCGACACGCCGCGCGAAGAAAGCTACGGCAACGATGTGGCCACCGCGGCCGCATCCGGCCGTCCGCTCGCCGAGGTCTACCGCAACCTGCGCGCCGGCGCCGAAAGCGGCTGGGATTTCAGTTCGCGCTGGCTGGCCGACGGCAAGACGTTGGCGACGATCCGTGTCGTCGACATCGCGCCGCCCGACTTGAACAGCCTGCTGTACAACCTGGAAACCACACTCGCCGAGGCGTACGCCGCCTCGCGCCAGACGGACAAGGCCGCACAGATGCGCAAGCGCGCCGACGAACGCAAGGCCGCGATCCTGCGCCATTTGTGGAATCCGGAACTGGGCGTGTTCTCGGACTATCTGTGGAAAGAGGACAAGCGGACCGACCACGTCACCGCGGCCACGCTGTACCCGCTGTTCTTCGGCATCGCCGAGCAGCGCCAGGCCGACCAGGTCGCAGAACGCGTCCGCGCGTCGCTGCTGCAGCCGCACGGCCTGTCGACCACGACCATCGACACCGGCCAGCAATGGGACGCGCCCAACGGCTGGGCGCCGCTGCAGTGGATCGCGATCCAAGGCCTCAACGCCTACGGGCAAAAGGACTTGGCGACGACCATCGCCGAGCGCTGGATGCGCCTGAACATCGCCCTGTACAAGAAGACCGGCAAGCTGGTGGAGAAGTACGACGTCACCGGCGCGGCCGTCGGCGGCGGCGGCGAGTATCCGCTGCAGGACGGCTTCGGCTGGACCAACGGCGTGCTGCGCAAGCTGATCGTGCTGTATCCGGCCGCCGCGAAGCCCGATCCTGCGCAGGCTCGCGCGGACGCGCCGGCCAGCGAGCCGCTGGCTGCGCAGGCCTCATCTCCGTAA
- the paoC gene encoding aldehyde oxidoreductase molybdenum-binding subunit PaoC, with protein sequence MKFDTPATTNPIDRLKVVGKPTDRIDGPLKTTGTAPYAYERHDVAPNQAYGYVVGATIAKGRIVSIDTGAAQKAPGVLAVVTARNAGKLSKGRFNTAHLLGGPEIQHYHQAIALVVAETFEQARAAAQLVRVDYSRAKGQYDLARAKDAAVVPKNDPDTGAGDFDTGFANAPVQLDVTYTTPDQSHAMMEPHASIAAWNGDELTLWTANQMINWGKQDMARTLGIPAEKVRLDSPYIGGGFGGKLFLRADALLAALGAKAAKRPVKVALPRPLMFNNTTHRPATIQRIRIGCDKNGKIDAIAHESWSGDLPGGDPEVATQQTRWLYAGANRKCALRLAALDLPEGNAMRAPGEAPGMMALEAAVDEMAEKLGMDPVAFRILNDTQVDPEKPERPFSKRNLVECLRTGADKFGWNKRRAKPAQVRDGRWLVGMGVAAAYRNNLVMKSGARVRLDDRGTVTVETDMTDIGTGTYTIIAQTAAEMMGVPLERVVVKLGDSSFPVSAGSGGQWGANSSTAGVYAACMKLREAVAQKLGVDAATAEFVDGEVRVDGRRLTLAEAAKEGELVAEDSIEFGDLSKKFQQATFGAHFVEVGVDAYTAEIRIRRMLAVCAAGRILNPKSARSQVIGAMTMGAGAALMEELAVDRRLGFFVNHDLAGYEVPVHADIPHQEVVFLDETDPISSPMKAKGVGELGICGVGGAVANAIYNATGIRVREYPITLDKLIAKMPAVG encoded by the coding sequence ATGAAATTCGATACGCCCGCCACCACCAATCCGATCGACCGGCTCAAGGTCGTCGGCAAGCCGACCGATCGCATCGACGGGCCGCTCAAGACCACGGGTACCGCGCCCTACGCCTATGAGCGCCATGACGTGGCGCCGAACCAGGCCTACGGTTACGTCGTCGGCGCGACCATCGCCAAAGGCCGCATCGTGTCCATCGACACCGGCGCCGCGCAGAAGGCGCCCGGCGTGCTCGCGGTGGTCACCGCACGCAACGCCGGCAAGCTGAGCAAGGGCAGGTTCAATACCGCGCACCTGCTCGGCGGGCCGGAGATCCAGCACTACCACCAGGCGATCGCCCTGGTCGTCGCCGAGACTTTCGAACAGGCGCGCGCCGCCGCGCAGCTGGTGCGCGTCGACTACAGCCGCGCGAAGGGCCAATACGACCTCGCACGGGCCAAGGACGCGGCGGTCGTGCCCAAGAACGATCCGGACACCGGCGCGGGCGATTTCGACACCGGTTTCGCGAACGCGCCGGTGCAGCTGGACGTCACCTACACCACACCCGACCAATCGCACGCGATGATGGAACCGCACGCGTCGATCGCGGCTTGGAACGGCGACGAACTGACGTTGTGGACCGCCAACCAGATGATCAACTGGGGCAAGCAGGACATGGCGCGGACCTTGGGCATCCCGGCGGAGAAGGTGCGCCTGGATTCCCCTTACATCGGCGGCGGTTTCGGCGGGAAACTCTTCCTGCGCGCTGATGCGCTGCTCGCCGCGCTCGGCGCGAAAGCCGCCAAGCGTCCGGTGAAGGTGGCGCTGCCGCGGCCGCTGATGTTCAACAACACCACCCATCGGCCCGCCACGATCCAGCGCATCCGCATCGGTTGCGACAAGAACGGCAAGATCGATGCCATCGCGCACGAAAGCTGGTCCGGCGACCTGCCGGGCGGCGACCCCGAAGTGGCGACCCAGCAAACGCGCTGGCTCTACGCTGGGGCGAACCGCAAGTGCGCGCTGCGGCTGGCGGCGCTGGATCTGCCGGAAGGCAATGCGATGCGCGCACCCGGCGAGGCGCCGGGCATGATGGCGCTGGAAGCGGCGGTGGACGAGATGGCCGAAAAACTCGGCATGGATCCGGTCGCTTTCCGCATCCTCAACGATACCCAGGTGGATCCGGAAAAACCGGAGCGGCCGTTCTCCAAGCGCAACCTGGTGGAGTGCCTGCGCACCGGCGCCGACAAGTTCGGTTGGAACAAGCGCCGCGCGAAGCCGGCCCAGGTCCGCGACGGCCGCTGGCTGGTCGGCATGGGTGTGGCGGCCGCCTACCGCAACAATTTGGTGATGAAGTCCGGGGCGCGCGTGCGCCTGGACGATCGCGGTACGGTCACGGTCGAAACCGATATGACCGACATCGGCACTGGCACTTACACCATCATCGCCCAGACCGCGGCGGAGATGATGGGCGTGCCGCTGGAGCGGGTGGTGGTGAAACTGGGCGATTCCAGCTTCCCGGTATCGGCCGGGTCGGGCGGCCAATGGGGCGCGAACAGCTCGACGGCGGGCGTCTATGCGGCCTGCATGAAACTGCGCGAGGCGGTGGCGCAGAAGTTGGGCGTCGATGCGGCCACGGCCGAATTCGTCGACGGCGAGGTGCGCGTCGATGGACGAAGACTGACCCTGGCCGAGGCCGCGAAGGAAGGCGAACTTGTCGCCGAGGACAGCATCGAGTTCGGCGACTTGTCCAAGAAGTTCCAGCAAGCCACCTTCGGCGCGCATTTCGTGGAAGTGGGCGTGGACGCCTACACCGCCGAGATCCGGATCCGGCGCATGCTCGCGGTCTGCGCCGCGGGCCGCATCCTCAACCCGAAATCGGCGCGCAGCCAGGTGATCGGCGCGATGACCATGGGCGCGGGCGCTGCGCTGATGGAGGAGTTGGCCGTCGACCGGCGCCTGGGTTTCTTCGTCAACCACGACCTGGCCGGCTACGAAGTGCCGGTACACGCCGACATACCGCATCAGGAAGTGGTCTTCCTGGACGAGACCGATCCGATCTCCTCGCCGATGAAGGCCAAGGGCGTCGGCGAACTGGGCATCTGCGGCGTCGGCGGAGCGGTGGCGAACGCGATCTACAACGCCACCGGGATACGCGTGCGCGAGTATCCGATTACGTTGGACAAGCTGATCGCGAAGATGCCGGCCGTGGGATGA